A window from Planctomicrobium piriforme encodes these proteins:
- a CDS encoding glycoside hydrolase family 55 protein, which produces MFLSVLDFGAVGDGVANDAPAIQATITAAQAAKCDVWIPAGTYLLKQTLTLPESMGIYGRGVTSYWDTPVDGTILRRSGTLKAHMMVCSGVNRIDGICFDGGAHEQTGLLLPATEDSHGRYNVINACTFLRHNIGIDGQYHGHESTITNCRFHQLQIGIRDIADSRVSGCCFNTCKKQAVHFRSSDNQISNSTVEFGGGFLFETNPEANEPAHDNSLSGIRFDRTEGPAVEARGVNNLLIGPCQFQRSASIVRGNPLRNTHILLIDCVNVTINPGMTRTGNDPDRPAVTPLHTLAMRGCSGVDFGSEAWMSGCMGNSVYAAKAAT; this is translated from the coding sequence ATGTTTCTGTCAGTGCTGGACTTCGGAGCCGTCGGCGATGGCGTGGCGAATGATGCGCCCGCAATTCAAGCCACGATCACTGCGGCGCAGGCGGCCAAGTGCGACGTGTGGATTCCGGCCGGAACGTACCTGCTGAAACAGACGCTGACGCTGCCGGAAAGCATGGGGATCTACGGTCGGGGTGTGACGAGTTACTGGGACACTCCGGTTGACGGCACAATCCTGCGTCGGTCAGGAACACTCAAGGCACACATGATGGTTTGCTCCGGGGTGAACCGGATTGACGGCATCTGCTTCGATGGCGGGGCACACGAACAGACCGGCCTTCTTCTGCCGGCGACTGAAGATTCGCACGGTCGGTACAACGTCATCAATGCCTGTACGTTCCTGCGACACAACATCGGGATCGACGGACAGTATCACGGCCATGAAAGCACGATCACCAACTGCCGGTTTCACCAGCTTCAAATCGGCATTCGGGATATCGCGGACTCGCGAGTGAGCGGCTGCTGCTTCAATACCTGCAAGAAGCAGGCGGTGCATTTCCGGTCGAGTGACAATCAGATCAGCAATTCGACTGTCGAGTTCGGCGGCGGGTTCCTGTTTGAAACCAACCCGGAAGCGAACGAACCGGCGCACGACAACAGCTTAAGCGGCATTCGTTTTGATCGCACCGAAGGCCCGGCTGTCGAAGCACGGGGCGTCAACAACCTGCTGATCGGTCCCTGCCAGTTTCAGCGATCCGCCAGCATCGTCCGTGGCAACCCACTGCGGAACACGCACATTCTGTTGATCGATTGCGTGAACGTGACGATCAATCCGGGCATGACCCGAACTGGCAATGATCCAGACCGCCCTGCTGTGACTCCGCTCCATACGCTCGCGATGCGTGGCTGCTCTGGCGTGGACTTTGGCAGCGAAGCGTGGATGAGCGGGTGCATGGGGAATTCGGTGTACGCGGCAAAGGCGGCAACATGA
- a CDS encoding Hint domain-containing protein has product MTSADRWAKLSKAKERLALEALNLYRPSALQLPFHESLSPELVLKGGKRCLGAEQPIYDADRDEWRPIGEIDTDFVVFALNPSTGLLDKAGALRPFTKGTDDLYRVEFSDGTSLVTTLEHRVVGSDGKWISIRDAFADRACLHSPALELVATGKSIAPDVPSPESGTSAESAPSVFDLGYFTEQHPARFHIPASSATKHITGVTFLRRDVVYDIEVPGYDNYYSAVVNANSGKSVAAAMEFASRVLGVSITTADGHPIPLKYPVSTTGNPRQFWIIGWDSSHAATIHRLLFQRGMGGTLRGIRDLKTGEWRIWNRADPEDAERFAESQLTEPLIPKRFWKGDEDESFSWEEKKSYQFKTFESNNGFILYYWPSSAKSPKQGEAVSGIWIDEDIQFAAHLKEWQDRLTDMEGWFMWSVWPHTKNNALIDLIDRAGQCVTDEKPQIQVHQLVMTQNPFLTTKGKEQSLGRMGSDDEIARRDRGEMMLDMLSMYDFNSRIHLIKRPKDKEENIGSTVRQHLQTMLTKMGRLPREWTRYLSIDPSHTRSGIHSWVIPPPEWEGVAMGNLAICEWELVLRQASAKTTAPELAERMSGLNYEAFIMDQQIGKQTNTARDDTVFEAYEAEFRAKGLRSRQTINGFVPGCKVPVTRQRAVRRLMTVQDTGMPQVVFIEHTTYETQREFNTYRKKTLNRDGDMQLLDEPANPRIHDLMQSFEYFAAYIDLAFQGGYAYVDPAQYAGQASRALIKAREILAKQTNTQSGYVHWGMGNSSV; this is encoded by the coding sequence GTGACTAGCGCAGACCGCTGGGCGAAGCTGAGCAAGGCGAAAGAGCGACTGGCGCTCGAAGCGTTGAACCTCTATCGACCCAGTGCTTTGCAGCTTCCATTTCATGAGTCGTTGTCTCCTGAACTGGTCCTCAAGGGCGGAAAGCGGTGCTTGGGCGCAGAGCAGCCGATCTACGACGCCGACCGCGACGAATGGCGGCCAATTGGTGAGATCGACACAGATTTCGTGGTGTTCGCACTGAATCCCAGCACCGGCTTGCTTGATAAAGCAGGGGCATTGCGCCCGTTCACAAAAGGAACGGACGATCTTTACAGGGTCGAATTCAGCGACGGCACGTCATTGGTGACGACCCTGGAACACCGCGTCGTAGGAAGCGACGGCAAGTGGATCTCAATTCGAGATGCTTTCGCTGATAGAGCTTGTTTGCACTCACCAGCGCTCGAACTGGTCGCCACTGGCAAATCGATCGCTCCAGACGTGCCGTCGCCAGAGAGCGGTACATCTGCCGAGTCGGCCCCTTCGGTGTTCGATCTGGGATACTTTACAGAACAGCACCCAGCCAGATTTCACATCCCAGCGAGCAGTGCAACCAAGCACATCACTGGAGTTACATTCCTTCGGCGAGACGTCGTTTACGACATCGAAGTCCCCGGCTACGACAATTATTACTCTGCGGTCGTCAACGCAAACAGCGGCAAATCGGTCGCTGCAGCGATGGAGTTCGCATCGCGAGTGCTGGGCGTCTCGATTACGACAGCAGACGGGCACCCAATCCCGCTCAAGTATCCCGTCAGCACCACGGGCAACCCCCGCCAATTCTGGATCATCGGCTGGGACTCTTCGCACGCGGCCACGATTCACCGCCTGCTGTTTCAACGCGGCATGGGCGGGACGCTGCGTGGCATCCGCGACCTGAAGACCGGCGAGTGGCGGATCTGGAACCGAGCCGACCCGGAGGATGCAGAGCGGTTCGCCGAGTCCCAGTTGACCGAGCCCCTGATTCCGAAGCGGTTCTGGAAGGGGGATGAGGACGAGAGTTTTTCCTGGGAAGAGAAAAAGAGCTACCAGTTCAAGACGTTCGAGTCGAACAACGGTTTCATCCTGTACTACTGGCCGAGTTCCGCCAAGAGCCCGAAGCAGGGGGAAGCGGTCAGCGGGATCTGGATCGACGAAGATATTCAGTTCGCCGCGCACCTGAAGGAGTGGCAGGACCGCCTGACCGACATGGAAGGCTGGTTCATGTGGTCGGTCTGGCCGCACACGAAGAACAACGCGTTGATCGACCTGATCGACCGGGCCGGGCAATGCGTCACCGACGAGAAGCCGCAGATTCAGGTGCATCAACTCGTGATGACTCAGAACCCGTTCCTCACGACGAAGGGGAAAGAGCAGTCGCTGGGGCGCATGGGGTCGGACGATGAAATCGCCCGCCGCGACCGTGGGGAAATGATGCTCGACATGCTCAGCATGTACGACTTCAACTCCCGGATTCACCTCATCAAGCGACCGAAAGACAAAGAGGAAAACATCGGTTCCACCGTCCGGCAGCACTTGCAAACCATGCTGACGAAGATGGGCCGGCTTCCTCGAGAGTGGACCCGCTACTTGAGCATCGACCCGTCGCACACCCGATCCGGCATTCACAGTTGGGTGATTCCGCCTCCCGAGTGGGAAGGGGTCGCGATGGGAAACCTGGCGATCTGCGAATGGGAACTCGTGCTGCGACAGGCCAGCGCCAAGACGACGGCGCCGGAGCTGGCTGAGCGGATGTCTGGCCTCAATTACGAGGCGTTCATCATGGACCAGCAGATCGGGAAACAGACGAACACGGCGCGCGACGACACCGTGTTTGAAGCCTACGAAGCCGAGTTTCGTGCGAAGGGGTTGCGGAGCCGGCAGACGATCAACGGCTTTGTTCCCGGTTGCAAAGTGCCGGTGACGCGGCAGCGAGCGGTACGGCGACTGATGACGGTGCAGGACACCGGAATGCCGCAAGTCGTGTTCATCGAACACACCACCTACGAGACCCAGCGGGAGTTCAACACCTACCGCAAAAAGACGCTCAACCGCGACGGGGACATGCAGTTGCTGGACGAACCGGCGAATCCCCGCATCCACGATTTAATGCAAAGTTTCGAGTATTTCGCGGCTTACATCGATCTCGCATTTCAGGGCGGCTACGCCTACGTCGACCCCGCGCAGTACGCCGGGCAGGCCAGTCGGGCGCTCATTAAGGCGAGAGAGATTCTGGCGAAACAGACCAATACCCAGTCGGGATATGTTCACTGGGGAATGGGAAACTCTTCCGTCTGA
- a CDS encoding class I SAM-dependent methyltransferase, translating to MVPMKLNVLVAMYCFAGNGGVATVIPEIAFWLAKLNKELAEDPRIDRVAVTKAGDIPLTMARNEVVKKAMDNGFDVILMLDSDNQPDLYDGKKDWAKPFWKTSFDFLYERACRGLPTVVCSPYCGPPPHPTGGGEENVYVFYAADYETGRLENAFHFKAYDRLTASQMRGIQEIAAGPTGVILYSTDAFRLMPIGEMSDGQVLDGYAKGEISQERALRLLRMKSWFFYEFTDQYQTQKASTEDVTNTREIQMAGIKKFGEPVVFCNWDAWAGHLKPKCVGMPEPISMTQISETYIEAVHNNLGGGDELRELNFADVKPERQVRPEPLVEEPPEGRERPWNLQSRMLYGRKITTIGTVFPEESLEAIRQHVSRNTQQLYRVIVVGAGDGDVVWALAEKMGPDGGNIFCIDEWDDASLQRFVGNIGELVDTSVRVIDGDTLNTANTFPDRQDVDLILLLGIAAFSDAIDAIHSWSRHLSPRGHLILSWLKAKGPEWNSYPNDLKTTVGEMFSAFSMADYLRFMEGGAADAAQESKTAESV from the coding sequence ATGGTCCCGATGAAGCTGAATGTTCTGGTGGCGATGTACTGCTTTGCGGGCAACGGCGGAGTGGCGACTGTCATTCCCGAGATCGCCTTCTGGCTGGCGAAACTCAACAAAGAGCTGGCGGAAGACCCCCGGATCGACCGCGTCGCAGTGACGAAAGCTGGAGATATCCCGCTGACGATGGCTCGGAACGAGGTCGTCAAGAAGGCGATGGACAACGGCTTTGACGTGATCTTGATGCTGGACTCGGACAACCAGCCGGACCTGTACGACGGCAAGAAGGACTGGGCGAAGCCGTTCTGGAAGACGTCGTTCGACTTCCTCTACGAACGGGCGTGCCGGGGACTGCCGACTGTCGTTTGCTCCCCCTACTGCGGTCCTCCACCGCATCCGACAGGCGGGGGCGAAGAGAACGTCTATGTGTTCTACGCCGCCGACTACGAGACCGGGCGACTGGAGAATGCCTTTCACTTCAAGGCTTATGACCGCCTGACCGCTTCTCAGATGCGGGGGATTCAGGAGATCGCGGCCGGCCCGACAGGCGTCATTCTCTACTCGACGGACGCCTTCCGCCTGATGCCGATTGGCGAGATGTCGGATGGTCAGGTGCTGGATGGCTACGCGAAAGGGGAGATCTCGCAGGAACGGGCGCTGCGTCTGCTGCGGATGAAAAGCTGGTTCTTCTACGAGTTCACCGACCAGTATCAGACGCAGAAGGCCAGCACGGAGGACGTGACGAACACCCGCGAGATCCAGATGGCGGGGATTAAGAAGTTCGGTGAGCCCGTCGTCTTCTGTAACTGGGACGCCTGGGCCGGACACCTGAAGCCGAAGTGCGTCGGGATGCCAGAGCCGATCTCGATGACGCAGATCAGCGAGACCTACATCGAGGCGGTTCACAACAACCTGGGCGGCGGCGATGAACTGCGGGAGCTGAACTTCGCCGACGTCAAGCCGGAGCGACAGGTGCGACCGGAACCTCTGGTCGAGGAGCCACCGGAGGGTCGCGAACGCCCGTGGAATTTGCAGAGTCGAATGCTGTACGGGCGGAAGATAACAACCATTGGGACTGTGTTTCCGGAAGAATCGCTCGAAGCGATACGCCAGCATGTTAGTCGCAACACTCAGCAGTTGTATCGAGTCATAGTCGTGGGAGCCGGCGATGGTGATGTGGTCTGGGCTCTTGCCGAAAAGATGGGACCAGATGGCGGTAATATCTTCTGCATTGACGAGTGGGATGATGCCTCGTTGCAGCGATTCGTTGGAAATATCGGTGAACTGGTCGATACCAGCGTGAGAGTGATTGATGGCGACACGCTCAATACGGCCAACACTTTCCCTGATCGGCAAGATGTTGACCTGATCCTGTTACTGGGAATCGCTGCGTTCTCGGACGCAATCGACGCGATTCACTCATGGAGCAGGCATTTGTCTCCGCGCGGACATCTGATTTTGTCGTGGCTGAAGGCAAAAGGCCCCGAGTGGAATTCGTATCCAAACGACCTGAAGACGACCGTAGGAGAAATGTTTTCAGCTTTCTCAATGGCCGATTATCTGCGATTCATGGAAGGAGGCGCAGCCGATGCCGCGCAAGAAAGCAAAACCGCCGAGTCCGTTTGA
- a CDS encoding phage major capsid protein, with product MSQEWIGVINTTRPRFIKGFVDETIRSRLLLSMLRAKGRIEMNCSGETCKWQVKYSKPPVEAYGDGGVLDFANHDAYRRLEHDWRGYVATDALSMKQNAMNAGDEQLINLFQSKTNNLKESVQENFSAELFKDGEATGRENAVHGLETFLGAGTVTAADRIAAPSDTYGLSQLSTVAGNYGGGWSNGLTTSPNASLATDWPDGQGDPEYDFMMPKLINWSANSWGTGSTLWEDNCWRVISQAITWLTTTGGPDGMPDICLLGSNLFQGYKNHEEAIRRISIPHKAASDLGFAGNVLNQDGCAISADFDCPANTGYLLNVSQITLRSLMPELFWMKGPDEDARTAWSFLWGVGFWGNVCYRPKHVGKLFKYA from the coding sequence ATGTCCCAGGAATGGATTGGCGTTATCAACACGACCCGGCCCCGGTTCATCAAGGGCTTTGTCGATGAAACGATCCGCAGCCGCCTGTTGCTCTCGATGCTTCGCGCCAAAGGCCGCATCGAAATGAACTGCTCTGGTGAAACCTGCAAGTGGCAGGTGAAATACTCGAAGCCGCCCGTCGAAGCCTATGGCGACGGCGGAGTCCTGGACTTCGCGAACCACGACGCTTACCGCCGACTGGAGCATGACTGGCGCGGCTACGTCGCGACTGACGCGCTCAGTATGAAGCAGAATGCGATGAACGCTGGCGACGAACAGCTCATCAACCTGTTTCAGTCCAAGACCAACAACCTGAAGGAATCCGTGCAGGAGAACTTCTCCGCGGAACTCTTCAAGGATGGTGAGGCGACCGGTCGCGAAAACGCAGTGCACGGTCTCGAAACCTTCCTCGGCGCTGGCACCGTGACTGCCGCAGACCGCATTGCCGCTCCCAGCGACACCTACGGTTTGTCGCAGCTTTCGACTGTCGCCGGCAACTACGGTGGGGGCTGGTCCAACGGACTGACCACGTCGCCGAACGCCTCGCTGGCGACCGACTGGCCGGATGGGCAGGGCGATCCTGAATACGACTTCATGATGCCGAAGCTCATCAACTGGTCGGCCAATAGCTGGGGCACCGGCTCCACGCTGTGGGAAGACAATTGCTGGCGCGTCATCTCCCAGGCGATCACCTGGCTGACCACCACCGGCGGCCCGGACGGGATGCCGGACATCTGCCTGCTCGGCAGCAATCTCTTCCAGGGTTACAAGAACCACGAAGAGGCGATTCGCCGGATCAGTATTCCGCACAAGGCCGCTTCCGACCTCGGCTTCGCCGGCAACGTGCTGAATCAGGACGGTTGTGCGATCTCCGCTGACTTCGACTGCCCGGCCAATACCGGGTATCTGCTGAACGTCAGCCAGATCACGCTGCGAAGCCTGATGCCGGAACTGTTCTGGATGAAAGGTCCAGACGAAGACGCCCGCACCGCCTGGAGCTTCCTGTGGGGAGTTGGTTTCTGGGGGAACGTCTGTTATCGGCCCAAGCATGTGGGCAAGCTCTTCAAGTACGCCTAA
- a CDS encoding recombinase family protein, producing the protein MASNHLLRSQSLQERHRRERLAAGRARAARIAALVAPSAPHVPTAYAYGRISHDEQAKTGESIEAQQQRTQDFYKLQLAHTNVVWGGFYSEPGHISAYKKNFFNRPTAKLVVGQMKPGDHFIIDKIDRLWRSIRDFSEVLTWMRNQQINLHIVNLMGAQVSLGTPMGDFMVTMMVATAQLESAQKSDRVKAALRHGMSQGYWKSSCTPLGCLVTGKRPKRRIHWDWPTRSIMAQIVYLHEECGIGFFRMPTRLRAHMEAMFPDKEFDWRFWTDRRCSLGYIYEKHYRLVDHPMKVDFQNIQRGKTKAARHIGNETGTANAAPVGASSDSAAEVHSTGHGPDDGTAMSATSPIS; encoded by the coding sequence ATGGCCAGCAACCATCTCCTTCGTAGCCAATCCCTGCAGGAACGCCACCGCCGGGAGCGACTTGCCGCCGGCCGCGCAAGAGCGGCCCGCATCGCAGCACTGGTGGCTCCTTCGGCGCCGCACGTCCCGACAGCCTACGCCTACGGTCGGATCAGCCACGATGAGCAGGCCAAGACGGGGGAATCGATCGAGGCGCAGCAGCAGCGCACGCAGGACTTCTACAAACTGCAACTGGCACACACCAATGTCGTCTGGGGCGGCTTCTACTCAGAGCCCGGTCACATCTCCGCGTACAAGAAGAACTTCTTCAACCGCCCGACGGCGAAACTGGTTGTCGGACAGATGAAACCCGGCGATCACTTCATCATCGACAAGATCGACCGGCTCTGGCGCTCGATTCGGGACTTCTCCGAAGTGCTGACCTGGATGCGGAATCAGCAGATTAACCTGCACATCGTGAACCTCATGGGCGCTCAGGTCAGTCTCGGGACGCCGATGGGCGACTTCATGGTGACGATGATGGTCGCCACGGCCCAGCTCGAGTCCGCCCAGAAGTCCGACCGCGTCAAGGCGGCGCTCCGGCACGGCATGTCGCAGGGATACTGGAAGTCCAGTTGCACTCCGCTCGGCTGCCTGGTCACCGGAAAAAGGCCGAAGCGGCGGATTCACTGGGACTGGCCGACGCGGTCGATCATGGCTCAGATCGTCTATCTCCATGAGGAATGCGGGATCGGATTTTTCAGGATGCCCACGAGGCTCCGCGCACACATGGAAGCGATGTTTCCCGACAAGGAGTTCGACTGGCGATTCTGGACGGATCGCCGGTGTTCGCTCGGGTACATCTACGAGAAGCACTACCGGCTCGTCGATCACCCGATGAAGGTCGACTTCCAGAACATCCAACGCGGTAAGACCAAGGCCGCGCGTCACATCGGAAACGAAACAGGGACGGCAAATGCCGCCCCTGTGGGTGCCTCTTCGGATTCTGCGGCCGAGGTTCACTCGACTGGCCATGGTCCAGACGACGGAACCGCGATGTCAGCCACGTCCCCGATCAGTTGA